A stretch of Brassica napus cultivar Da-Ae chromosome C6, Da-Ae, whole genome shotgun sequence DNA encodes these proteins:
- the LOC125588656 gene encoding uncharacterized protein LOC125588656 isoform X1 has product MFVLSVQDKQDQSPRGVRNRSRDRAYQFKTWRCMYSRKPTSKLQGSFFPKFSFTKFYMIFKFFLSDSFPFDTGKMDLRSNPFQEGGNDAPRIIDPGQDDATMAEPDDSSTKDKPGWINGEDTDLKPADETEDELEPAEESMLELKPAEVIVDELDELSELSDTSLELNELSDTEDGAGLVAGRNEPFSAQRKIHNKFNLGRFYTKFD; this is encoded by the coding sequence atgtttgttttgagtGTCCAGGATAAACAGGATCAGTCTCCAAGAGGTGTCAGGAACAGAAGCAGAGATCGTGCTTATCAGTTTAAGACTTGGAGATGCATGTACTCGAGGAAACcaacttcaaaactccaaggaagtttctttccaaaattttccttcactaaattttacatgatttttaaattctttttgtctgattcatttccttttgatacaggtaaaatggatttgaggtcaaatccttttcaagagggagggaatgatgcgccTCGGATCATAGACCCGGGCCAGGATGATGCGACCATGGCTGAGCCAGATGATTCTTCAACAAAGGACAAACCAGGATGGATTAATGGTGAGGATACTGATCTAAAACCAGCTGATGAGACTGAGGACGAGCTGGAACCAGCTGAAGAGAGTATGCTTGAGCTGAAACCAGCTGAAGTGATAGTAGATGAgctggatgagctgagtgagctaagtgatactagcttggagctgaatgagctaagtgacactgaagatggagctggtttagttgctgggcgaaatgagcctttttcagcccaaagaaaaattcataacaaattcaatttgggtcggttttacaccaaattcgaCTAG
- the LOC125588656 gene encoding uncharacterized protein LOC125588656 isoform X3: MFEADQRRLFSQFEVREFCDNLVEGMVKALKDVSKIQKKSTTTCASVAKPSLFINEKSKGKSENNLEDQKDFSDSLPIFDEYDEEMIESLIICEDECDLPSPKSDFMFDDEETNGLTCFEPEHPSSFVLFSQDFKEEPFDYSHQGLLLGTRRPMDDDLGPIFDEEDEPGPTFEAEAPSVTSNIMENQLCFDPGTAPTPLFKEH, encoded by the exons ATGTTTGAAGCTGATCAAAGAAGGCTTTTCAGTCAGTTTGAAGTCCGGGAGTTTTGTGACAACCTTGTGGAGGGTATGGTGAAAGCCCTCAAGGATGTCAGCAAGatccaaaagaagagcacaacCACATGTGCATCTGTAGCTAAGCCATCCTTATTCATCAATGAAAAAtccaaaggtaaatctgaaaacaaccttgaagatcaaaaagatttttcagattctttaccaatttttgatgagtatgatgaagagatGATTGAAAGTTTGATCATTTGTGAGGATGAATGTGATCTTCCATCTCCAAAAtctgattttatgtttgatgatgaagagaCTAATGGACTAACCTGTTTtgaaccggagcatccgagtagttTTGTTCTATTTTCACAGGATTTTAAGGAAGAACCATTCGACTACTCACATCAAGGACTGCTTCTTGGCACCAGGAGACCCATGGACGATGATCTAGGTCCCATATTCGATGAGGAAGACGAACCTGGTCCAACCTTTGAAGCGGAAGCACCAAGCGTAACATCCAACATCATGGAGAACCAACTTTGCTTTGATCCCGGCACAGCTCCTACACCTTTGTTCAAAGAGCACT GA
- the LOC125588656 gene encoding uncharacterized protein LOC125588656 isoform X2 has product MFEADQRRLFSQFEVREFCDNLVEGMVKALKDVSKIQKKSTTTCASVAKPSLFINEKSKGKSENNLEDQKDFSDSLPIFDEYDEEMIESLIICEDECDLPSPKSDFMFDDEETNGLTCFEPEHPSSFVLFSQDFKEEPFDYSHQGLLLGTRRPMDDDLGPIFDEEDEPGPTFEAEAPSVTSNIMENQLCFDPGTAPTPLFKEH; this is encoded by the exons ATGTTTGAAGCTGATCAAAGAAGGCTTTTCAGTCAGTTTGAAGTCCGGGAGTTTTGTGACAACCTTGTGGAGGGTATGGTGAAAGCCCTCAAGGATGTCAGCAAGatccaaaagaagagcacaacCACATGTGCATCTGTAGCTAAGCCATCCTTATTCATCAATGAAAAAtccaaaggtaaatctgaaaacaaccttgaagatcaaaaagatttttcagattctttaccaatttttgatgagtatgatgaagagatGATTGAAAGTTTGATCATTTGTGAGGATGAATGTGATCTTCCATCTCCAAAAtctgattttatgtttgatgatgaagagaCTAATGGACTAACCTGTTTtgaaccggagcatccgagtagttTTGTTCTATTTTCACAGGATTTTAAGGAAGAACCATTCGACTACTCACATCAAGGACTGCTTCTTGGCACCAGGAGACCCATGGACGATGATCTAGGTCCCATATTCGATGAGGAAGACGAACCTGGTCCAACCTTTGAAGCGGAAGCACCAAGCGTAACATCCAACATCATGGAGAACCAACTTTGCTTTGATCCCGGCACAGCTCCTACACCTTTGTTCAAAGAGCACT ga
- the LOC125588461 gene encoding uncharacterized protein LOC125588461: MRMSLDAKNKLSFVDGSLPRPDIADNLFKIWSRCNSMVKAWLLNVVNKEIYDSILYYEDAVEMWNDLYLRFRVSNLPRKYQLKQSIMTSKQENLDLSTYYTKKKTLWEQLANTRTTTVKRCNCDHVKELVEEAKTSRIIQFLWGLMRALPIFVDKY; the protein is encoded by the coding sequence ATGCGAATGAGTTTGGATGCGAAGAACAAATTGAGTTTTGTTGATGGATCGCTTCCTAGGCCAGATATTGCTGATAATTTGTTCAAGATTTGGAGTCGATGTAACAGTATGGTGAAGGCGTGGTTGTTGAATGTAGTGAATAAGGAGATATATGATAGTATTTTGTACTATGAGGATGCAGTTGAGATGTGGAATGATTTGTATTTGAGGTTTCGAGTGAGTAATCTTCCGAGGAAGTATCAACTCAAACAATCTATCATGACCTCGAAGCAGGAGAACCTTGATCTGTCAACATATTACACAAAGAAGAAGACGTTGTGGGAGCAGTTAGCGAACACAAGAACTACTACTGTGAAGCGTTGTAATTGTGATCATGTCAAGGAGCTGGTAGAAGAAGCTAAAACGAGTAGGATCATTCAGTTTCTTTGGGGCTTAATGAGAGCTTTGCCAATATTCGTGGACAAATATTGA